The Halobellus sp. MBLA0158 genome has a window encoding:
- the sdhB gene encoding succinate dehydrogenase/fumarate reductase iron-sulfur subunit, protein MSTQLPEQVDDESSADEVEPQPEAQERRLQKKRDRAAEQERQRQAEEAEKALDDEDTYHLKVFRYDPEIAGKKEPRFDDFHVPFEKGMTVLDALMYARDTYDSSLTFRHSCRQAICGSDAMFVNGSQRLCCKTQLSDLEEPVRIEPLPHAEVVKDLVVDMEHFYDQMEAVEPYFQTNDLPDGELEEQRQSRENREKVKMSTRCIWCGACMSSCNIAAGDNQYLGPAALNKAYRFTMDEREGEEMKQQRLEILEQEHGVWRCQTQFSCTEVCPKDIPLTEHIQELKREAVKNNLKFW, encoded by the coding sequence ATGAGCACGCAACTCCCAGAACAGGTCGACGACGAATCGTCCGCCGACGAGGTCGAACCGCAGCCGGAGGCCCAAGAGCGCCGCCTCCAGAAGAAGCGCGACCGCGCCGCAGAGCAGGAGCGCCAGCGGCAGGCCGAGGAGGCCGAGAAGGCGCTCGACGACGAGGACACCTACCACCTGAAGGTGTTCCGCTACGACCCCGAGATCGCGGGGAAGAAAGAGCCGCGCTTCGACGACTTCCACGTCCCCTTCGAGAAGGGGATGACCGTCCTCGACGCGCTGATGTACGCCCGCGACACCTACGATTCGAGCCTCACGTTCCGGCACTCCTGCCGGCAGGCGATCTGCGGCTCGGACGCGATGTTCGTCAACGGCTCCCAGCGCCTCTGCTGTAAGACCCAGCTGTCGGACCTCGAAGAGCCCGTCCGGATCGAGCCGCTCCCGCACGCGGAGGTCGTGAAGGACCTCGTCGTGGACATGGAGCACTTCTACGACCAGATGGAGGCCGTCGAGCCGTACTTCCAGACGAACGACCTCCCCGACGGCGAACTCGAAGAGCAGCGCCAGTCGCGGGAGAACCGCGAGAAGGTGAAGATGTCGACGCGGTGCATCTGGTGCGGGGCGTGTATGTCCTCGTGTAACATCGCCGCGGGCGACAATCAGTACCTCGGCCCGGCCGCGCTCAACAAGGCCTACCGCTTCACGATGGACGAGCGCGAGGGCGAGGAGATGAAGCAGCAACGCCTCGAAATCCTCGAACAGGAACACGGCGTCTGGCGGTGTCAGACCCAGTTCTCCTGTACGGAGGTCTGTCCGAAGGACATACCGCTGACGGAGCACATCCAGGAGCTCAAGCGCGAGGCGGTCAAGAACAACCTCAAGTTCTGGTAA
- a CDS encoding ABC transporter permease encodes MSTETQTGTVDRGIVERLRASPFLSQLLSNRLAVTGLVIIAGVIVLAAYARVAYDLSDLMATQFGTHPAEAPPSMDYPFGTDGQARDIFPRVLYGAWYAVLYGTVTVAASTVLGVGLGILAAYYGDLTDNLIMRTMDVLLSFPSLLLALALVTIFPEELGLWRAVAALTLVYTPRFARVVRGAALKVLEDEYTDATKALGATDPRLLVRHVLPNCLAPITVQSTLNYGLAIIDIAALSFLGFGASPGEPTWGMMLSNGVEFGLFSGAWWWSFFPGLLLALTVLGFNLLGDGMRDALDPRMRETVD; translated from the coding sequence ATGAGCACTGAAACACAGACCGGCACCGTCGACCGAGGCATCGTCGAGCGGCTCCGCGCGAGCCCGTTCCTCTCGCAGCTGCTCTCGAACCGACTCGCCGTCACCGGGCTCGTCATCATCGCCGGGGTCATCGTGCTCGCGGCGTACGCGCGGGTCGCCTACGACCTGAGCGACCTGATGGCGACGCAGTTCGGCACACACCCCGCCGAGGCGCCGCCCAGTATGGACTACCCGTTCGGCACCGACGGACAGGCCCGCGACATCTTCCCCCGGGTGCTCTATGGGGCCTGGTACGCGGTGCTCTACGGGACCGTCACCGTCGCGGCCTCGACCGTCCTCGGCGTCGGTCTGGGCATCCTCGCGGCGTACTACGGCGACCTCACGGACAACCTCATCATGCGGACGATGGACGTCCTGCTGTCGTTCCCGTCGCTGCTCTTGGCGCTGGCGCTCGTCACGATCTTCCCCGAGGAGTTGGGCCTGTGGCGGGCCGTCGCCGCGCTGACGCTCGTCTACACGCCGCGGTTCGCGCGCGTGGTCCGCGGCGCGGCGCTGAAGGTGCTCGAAGACGAGTACACCGACGCCACGAAGGCGCTCGGGGCGACCGACCCTCGGCTCCTCGTCCGGCACGTCCTGCCGAACTGCCTCGCGCCGATCACCGTGCAGTCGACGCTCAACTACGGCCTCGCGATCATCGACATCGCGGCGCTGTCGTTCCTCGGCTTCGGCGCCAGCCCGGGCGAACCGACCTGGGGGATGATGCTCTCGAACGGCGTCGAGTTCGGGCTGTTCTCGGGCGCGTGGTGGTGGTCGTTCTTCCCCGGTCTACTGCTCGCGCTGACGGTGCTCGGCTTCAATCTCCTCGGCGACGGGATGCGCGACGCCTTGGACCCGCGGATGCGGGAGACCGTTGACTGA
- a CDS encoding putative ATP-dependent zinc protease: MTDPRDSDEQVRVGVLSLHNSKETKAILNAVDDLGHEGIWLRRENTAVSIEDGDVAIEPEVDIVANRLLLSNTEEPAELLGLATTFERIRPMLNEPAAVLTAVHKFATASTLANWNIKVPDALLALSNDRLNQGRQRFGEVGVYKSAIGTHGGGTWKVDLTDPVNPKVGNRQAFLQDLIERDEAKHRDLRVYVVDGQVIGAMYRYAPEGEWRTNVALGGDVLDATDDMPEEARETALYAAEVMGLDYVGVDLIEGDDGWFVLEMNPTAGFRGLHRATGRSPAPYIAKLAIEQVGGEVDDSRVEELSATLDDSRPDGMPRVETGPAGERPTIGYIEEVVVSGTSGSTQAFAKSDTGATRTSIDTSLAAEIGAGPIKSMTRVKSGSVKSGKARPVVDLVIGIGGTQHTVTASVEDRSHMDYPLLLGRDILQHYQVDVTRRTDEGGPDDADREEEYLE; the protein is encoded by the coding sequence ATGACCGATCCACGCGACTCCGACGAGCAGGTCCGTGTTGGCGTCCTCTCGCTTCACAACAGCAAGGAGACGAAGGCGATCCTCAACGCCGTCGACGACCTCGGCCACGAGGGCATCTGGCTCCGCCGCGAGAACACCGCGGTCTCGATCGAGGACGGCGACGTCGCGATCGAGCCGGAGGTCGACATCGTCGCCAACCGCCTGCTGCTCTCGAACACCGAAGAGCCCGCCGAGCTGCTGGGGCTCGCGACCACCTTCGAGCGGATCCGGCCGATGCTGAACGAGCCCGCGGCCGTCCTCACCGCGGTCCACAAGTTCGCGACGGCGTCGACGCTGGCGAACTGGAACATCAAGGTCCCCGACGCGCTGCTGGCGCTGTCGAACGACCGGCTGAATCAGGGCCGGCAACGCTTCGGCGAGGTCGGCGTCTACAAGTCCGCGATCGGGACCCACGGCGGCGGGACCTGGAAGGTCGACCTCACGGACCCCGTGAACCCGAAGGTCGGGAACCGGCAGGCGTTCCTCCAGGACCTCATCGAGCGCGACGAGGCCAAGCACCGCGACCTCCGCGTGTACGTCGTCGACGGCCAGGTCATCGGCGCGATGTACCGCTACGCGCCCGAGGGCGAGTGGCGGACGAACGTCGCGCTCGGCGGCGACGTCCTCGACGCGACGGACGATATGCCCGAGGAGGCGCGCGAGACGGCGCTGTACGCCGCCGAGGTGATGGGACTGGACTACGTCGGCGTCGACCTCATCGAGGGCGACGACGGGTGGTTCGTCCTGGAGATGAACCCCACCGCGGGCTTCCGCGGCCTCCACCGCGCCACGGGCCGCAGCCCCGCCCCCTACATCGCCAAGCTCGCCATCGAGCAGGTCGGCGGCGAGGTCGACGACAGTCGGGTAGAAGAGCTGTCGGCGACGCTCGACGACTCACGGCCCGACGGGATGCCGCGGGTCGAGACCGGCCCGGCCGGCGAGCGCCCGACGATCGGCTACATCGAGGAGGTCGTCGTCTCCGGGACCAGCGGGTCGACGCAGGCGTTCGCGAAGTCGGACACCGGCGCGACCCGGACGAGCATCGACACGTCGCTGGCGGCCGAGATCGGTGCGGGACCGATCAAGAGTATGACGCGCGTGAAGTCCGGGTCGGTGAAGTCCGGGAAGGCGCGCCCCGTGGTCGATCTCGTGATCGGGATCGGCGGCACCCAACACACCGTCACCGCGAGCGTCGAGGACCGCTCGCATATGGACTACCCCCTCCTCCTCGGTCGGGACATCCTCCAGCACTACCAGGTCGACGTCACCCGCCGGACCGACGAGGGCGGCCCGGACGACGCGGACCGCGAAGAGGAGTACCTGGAGTAG
- a CDS encoding CopG family transcriptional regulator, translating into MSSEQADGLPEDLDAWVADRAAATGESRPEIVRRLLAAHRLLDEHPELFEDGTTPDPAAVRDALNDGAIGPETDGAAAAEAFADSDADTVANALEDLVSRIAELEAELDEKITDVRERVIQVKRETDAKAPADHDHPDLERRLEGGFENYEEVLQYLTDLSDDHDAKLDTLASVIADVRERVTDLERRANERDAAASLRREANRHGVTTAKCGACGEAVHLGLLDSPYCPHCEATFEEIDPKRGFFGSNRLTVGQRPALEAGTDAEDDSLGGFQFGGRMSDSGVGVGSDVGSEGSTSQDGGEGR; encoded by the coding sequence ATGTCGAGCGAGCAGGCCGACGGACTGCCCGAGGACCTCGACGCGTGGGTGGCCGATCGAGCGGCCGCCACGGGCGAGTCCCGCCCGGAGATCGTCCGTCGGCTGCTCGCGGCCCACCGCCTCCTCGACGAGCACCCGGAACTGTTCGAGGACGGCACGACGCCGGATCCAGCGGCTGTCAGAGACGCGCTAAACGACGGCGCCATCGGCCCGGAGACCGACGGCGCCGCGGCCGCGGAGGCGTTCGCGGACTCGGACGCCGACACGGTGGCGAACGCCCTCGAGGACCTGGTGTCGAGAATCGCCGAACTGGAGGCCGAACTGGACGAGAAGATCACGGACGTCCGCGAGCGGGTCATCCAGGTCAAGCGCGAGACCGACGCGAAGGCGCCCGCGGATCACGACCACCCCGACCTGGAGCGCCGCCTCGAAGGCGGCTTCGAGAACTACGAGGAGGTGTTGCAGTACCTCACCGACCTCAGCGACGACCACGACGCGAAGCTCGACACGCTGGCGTCCGTGATCGCCGACGTCCGAGAGCGCGTTACCGATCTCGAACGGCGGGCCAACGAGCGCGACGCCGCGGCGTCGCTGCGCCGGGAGGCCAACCGCCACGGCGTCACCACGGCCAAGTGCGGCGCCTGCGGCGAGGCCGTCCACCTCGGCCTGCTCGATTCCCCCTACTGCCCGCACTGCGAGGCGACCTTCGAGGAGATCGATCCGAAGCGCGGCTTCTTCGGATCGAACCGCCTGACGGTCGGCCAGCGTCCCGCGCTTGAGGCCGGCACGGACGCCGAAGACGACTCCCTCGGCGGATTCCAGTTCGGCGGGCGGATGTCGGACTCCGGAGTCGGCGTCGGTTCCGACGTCGGCTCCGAGGGGAGTACCAGTCAGGACGGAGGAGAGGGTCGATGA
- a CDS encoding succinylglutamate desuccinylase/aspartoacylase family protein: protein MSIDGAFTYNGGKVEPGERQNLRYGISETYLGDPVRIPVTIINGERDGPTAFLSAAAHGDELNGIEVVREVAHEWDLSELAGTLVCLPVLNVPGFLAQQRYLPIYDRDLNRSFPGDETSTSAKRMAARIFANFVAPCDFGLDFHTSTRGRTNMLHVRADMADDDIARLAHAFGSNVIIDSEGSSGMLRTEAAEVGVPTVTIEMGEAHRFQRGLIDEALRGVESVFAEYDLWDRSTVRWPGWRTVIDDDNEKTWIRADAGGIVDMHYERGSLVHEGDRICTLTDPFKSDNIAVEAPFTGLLVGVLENPVVYPGNPLCHLVELESDVRQVVEREQSRRVQPRADR, encoded by the coding sequence ATGAGCATAGACGGGGCCTTCACCTACAATGGGGGGAAGGTCGAGCCCGGGGAGCGCCAGAACCTCCGGTACGGCATCAGCGAGACGTACCTGGGGGATCCGGTCCGCATCCCGGTGACGATCATCAACGGCGAGCGCGACGGACCGACGGCCTTCCTCTCGGCGGCCGCCCACGGCGACGAACTCAACGGCATCGAAGTGGTGCGGGAGGTCGCCCACGAGTGGGACCTCTCGGAGCTCGCGGGCACTCTCGTCTGTCTCCCCGTGCTGAACGTCCCCGGATTCCTGGCACAGCAGCGCTACCTCCCGATCTACGACCGCGACCTGAACCGATCGTTCCCCGGCGACGAGACCTCGACGAGCGCCAAGCGGATGGCCGCGCGGATCTTCGCGAACTTCGTGGCGCCCTGCGACTTCGGCCTCGACTTCCACACCTCGACCCGGGGCCGGACGAATATGCTCCACGTCCGCGCGGATATGGCCGACGACGACATCGCCCGCCTCGCGCACGCGTTCGGATCGAACGTCATCATCGACAGCGAGGGGTCGAGCGGGATGCTCCGCACCGAGGCCGCCGAGGTCGGGGTCCCGACGGTGACGATCGAGATGGGCGAGGCCCACCGCTTCCAGCGCGGCCTCATCGACGAGGCGCTCCGCGGCGTCGAGAGCGTCTTCGCCGAGTACGACCTCTGGGACCGGTCGACCGTCCGCTGGCCCGGCTGGCGGACCGTCATCGACGACGACAACGAGAAGACCTGGATCCGCGCGGACGCCGGGGGAATCGTCGATATGCACTACGAGCGCGGCTCGCTCGTCCACGAGGGCGACCGGATCTGCACGCTCACCGACCCGTTCAAGAGCGACAACATCGCCGTCGAGGCGCCCTTCACGGGGCTCCTCGTCGGCGTGCTCGAAAACCCCGTGGTCTACCCCGGAAACCCCCTGTGTCACCTGGTCGAACTCGAATCCGACGTCCGGCAGGTCGTCGAGCGCGAGCAGTCGCGGCGGGTGCAGCCGAGAGCGGATCGGTAA
- a CDS encoding TrmB family transcriptional regulator: MQRSMHSQPTAGIDAPSMPSELESPRAKLVYLFLSTHGEASLAELEASLDMKKISLYSILSTLRERELIDQDAERYRLS, encoded by the coding sequence ATGCAGCGCTCGATGCACTCTCAGCCGACAGCCGGGATCGACGCCCCGTCGATGCCGTCTGAACTCGAATCGCCGCGGGCGAAACTGGTCTATCTGTTCCTCTCGACCCACGGTGAAGCCTCACTCGCCGAACTCGAAGCCAGTCTCGATATGAAGAAGATCTCGCTGTACAGCATCCTCTCGACGCTCCGAGAGCGCGAACTGATCGATCAGGACGCCGAGCGGTACCGCCTCAGCTAG
- a CDS encoding ABC transporter permease — translation MVSKRFVLKRLLLLFPVLFGVATVVFAILHLSPGDPAVTIAGERASQEFVNEVRADLGLDDPLWQQYVRFLGDVATFDFGQSYQVNRGTPVSEILADRLPITIELALLGEIAGLLFGLPLGVLSAVKQDTWADHLTRVGALSGISVPIYWSGPLLILLFAQFLGLLPTSGRIGSEFFIEPVTGFILVDTLLAGNVAAFRSAVYHLLLPVVVLGIYQMALLSRMMRSSMVEVIRQDYMRTARAKGQGSKITVMKHGLRNAFIPVITVIGIQFGSLLGGAVLTETVFEINGIGTLLVDAINRSDYPVVQGTVLVFAVLYTLVNLAVDITYSVFDPRIEQ, via the coding sequence ATGGTCTCGAAACGGTTCGTCCTGAAACGGCTCCTCCTGCTGTTCCCCGTGCTGTTCGGGGTCGCGACGGTCGTCTTTGCCATCCTCCACCTCTCGCCGGGCGACCCCGCGGTGACGATCGCCGGCGAGCGCGCGAGCCAGGAGTTCGTCAACGAGGTCCGGGCCGATCTCGGCCTCGACGACCCGCTGTGGCAGCAGTACGTGCGGTTCCTCGGCGACGTCGCGACGTTCGACTTCGGCCAGTCCTACCAGGTCAATCGCGGCACGCCGGTGAGCGAGATCCTCGCGGATCGGCTCCCGATCACGATCGAACTCGCGCTGCTCGGCGAGATCGCGGGCCTGCTGTTCGGGCTCCCGCTCGGCGTCCTCAGCGCGGTGAAACAGGACACCTGGGCCGACCACCTCACCCGGGTGGGCGCGCTCAGCGGCATCAGCGTCCCGATCTACTGGAGCGGCCCGCTCCTCATCCTGCTTTTCGCGCAGTTCCTCGGCCTCTTGCCGACGAGCGGCCGGATCGGCTCGGAGTTCTTCATCGAGCCGGTCACCGGGTTCATCCTCGTCGACACGCTGTTGGCCGGAAACGTCGCGGCGTTCCGCTCGGCCGTCTATCACCTCCTGTTGCCGGTGGTGGTGCTTGGGATCTACCAGATGGCCCTGCTCTCGCGGATGATGCGCTCGTCGATGGTCGAGGTGATCCGCCAGGACTACATGCGGACCGCCCGCGCGAAGGGTCAGGGCTCGAAGATCACCGTGATGAAACACGGCCTCCGCAACGCCTTCATCCCCGTCATCACCGTCATCGGGATCCAGTTCGGCTCCCTGCTCGGCGGGGCCGTCCTGACCGAGACCGTCTTCGAGATCAACGGCATCGGCACGCTGCTCGTGGACGCGATCAACCGTAGCGACTACCCCGTCGTCCAGGGGACCGTCCTGGTCTTCGCCGTGCTGTACACGCTGGTGAATCTGGCGGTGGACATCACCTACTCGGTCTTCGACCCCCGCATCGAACAATGA
- a CDS encoding succinate dehydrogenase hydrophobic membrane anchor subunit: protein MAERYSSFERGGRRWLWQRITAAFLVVVLAFHFFLLHFVHHADEVTFAMSQGRMQELTYFSLMILFLLTATFHGVNGVYNALVNQGISGTRKTAAKLVLGLASVVVIVQGVRTALAWAGGVPI from the coding sequence ATGGCCGAGCGCTACTCCTCTTTCGAGCGCGGCGGCCGCCGGTGGCTCTGGCAGCGCATCACCGCCGCGTTCCTGGTGGTCGTCCTCGCGTTCCACTTCTTCCTCTTGCACTTCGTCCACCACGCCGACGAGGTGACCTTCGCGATGTCGCAGGGCCGGATGCAGGAGCTCACCTACTTCTCGCTGATGATTCTCTTTCTGCTGACAGCCACGTTCCACGGCGTCAACGGCGTCTACAACGCCCTCGTCAATCAGGGCATCAGCGGGACCCGCAAGACCGCCGCGAAGCTCGTCCTCGGGCTCGCGAGCGTCGTCGTGATCGTCCAGGGTGTCAGAACCGCACTCGCGTGGGCCGGAGGCGTCCCGATCTAA
- the sdhC gene encoding succinate dehydrogenase, cytochrome b556 subunit, which produces MSQSYNRGRIEDFGRWREFSAGMWAWVFHKFTGWVLVGYLFTHIAVLSTALQSPEAYTTTIQSLESLLVVRILEVGLLAVAVFHILNGLRLLFVDLGLGLESQDKSFYASLLLTGAIVVASVPTFLAGVFG; this is translated from the coding sequence ATGAGTCAGTCTTACAATCGGGGCCGCATCGAGGACTTCGGCCGCTGGCGGGAGTTCTCGGCGGGAATGTGGGCCTGGGTGTTCCACAAGTTCACGGGCTGGGTGCTCGTGGGCTATCTCTTCACCCACATCGCCGTGTTGTCGACGGCACTGCAGAGCCCGGAGGCGTACACGACGACGATCCAGTCGCTGGAGAGCCTGCTCGTCGTGCGCATCCTGGAGGTCGGGCTGCTCGCGGTCGCCGTCTTCCACATCCTCAACGGGCTCCGACTCCTGTTCGTCGATCTCGGACTCGGACTCGAATCGCAGGACAAGAGCTTCTATGCGTCGCTGCTTCTCACCGGCGCGATCGTCGTCGCGAGCGTGCCGACGTTCCTCGCGGGGGTGTTCGGCTGA
- a CDS encoding DUF7268 family protein encodes MTETDGRPDGRAIARWLGVGAALGVVVAGALLPLSGPKAATDTSFALGALVFGFGVATWAGTVGFGESLGAVQDRLGGHSGWTQEGARQAFAVLTWVGVGWSSAAIATSIALVGL; translated from the coding sequence TTGACTGAGACCGACGGCCGGCCCGACGGCCGCGCGATCGCGCGGTGGCTCGGCGTCGGCGCCGCCCTCGGCGTCGTCGTCGCCGGCGCGCTGCTGCCGCTGTCCGGACCGAAGGCCGCCACGGACACGTCCTTCGCCCTCGGCGCGCTGGTGTTCGGGTTCGGCGTCGCCACGTGGGCCGGAACCGTGGGGTTCGGCGAGTCGCTGGGCGCGGTGCAGGACCGGCTCGGGGGCCACTCCGGGTGGACCCAGGAGGGCGCCCGACAGGCGTTCGCCGTGCTGACCTGGGTCGGCGTCGGCTGGTCGAGCGCCGCGATCGCGACGTCGATCGCGCTGGTCGGGCTGTGA
- a CDS encoding FAD-binding protein — MHEHDVIVVGAGGAGLRAAIAAQEEGADVAIVSKLHPVRSHTGAAEGGINAALREGDSWQDHAYDTMKGSDYLGDAPAIETLAQDSPEEVIQLEHWGMAFSREEDGRVSQRPFGGLSFPRTTYAGAETGHQLLHTMYEQLVKRGIEVYDEWYVLDLAVSDEPEPEDRSCHGVVGYDIQSGTIEGFRARDGVILATGGLGQVYDHTTNAVANTGDGVAMAYRAGVPIEDMEFIQFHPTTLPSTGVLITEGVRGEGGILYNEEGERFMFEYGYANNDGELASRDVVSRAELTEVNEGRGIEDEYVHLDMRHLGEERIVDRLENIIHLSEDFEGVDPLEEPMPVKPGQHYAMGGIETDENGETCVSGLYAAGECACASVHGSNRLGGNALPELIVFGARAGHHAAGRDMKEAEIPTGKRGDWEAGDVDTPVEPGDVPGTGAGDAVADGGAAASDLDPDELVQRATERTQVRIESLLDNEDGRNHAEIRSEVQESMTQHVNVFREKEGLKQALRDIREAREKYAEVGVADQSRTFNTDLLHTIETRNIIDLAEAITLGALAREEFRGAHWRKEHQERDDENWLKHTLLSWNGGSPELWFKPVILEGEDKRYEPKIRSY; from the coding sequence ATGCACGAACACGACGTCATCGTGGTGGGCGCCGGGGGCGCGGGGCTCCGGGCGGCCATCGCGGCACAGGAAGAGGGGGCCGACGTGGCCATCGTCTCGAAACTCCACCCGGTCCGGAGCCACACCGGCGCCGCGGAGGGCGGCATCAACGCGGCGCTGCGGGAGGGCGACTCCTGGCAGGACCACGCCTACGACACGATGAAGGGGTCGGACTACCTCGGCGACGCGCCGGCCATCGAGACGCTCGCCCAGGACAGCCCCGAGGAGGTCATCCAGCTCGAACACTGGGGGATGGCCTTCTCGCGCGAGGAGGACGGCCGCGTCAGCCAGCGGCCGTTCGGCGGCCTGTCGTTCCCGCGGACGACCTACGCGGGCGCCGAGACGGGCCACCAGCTGCTGCACACGATGTACGAGCAGCTCGTCAAGCGCGGCATCGAGGTCTACGACGAGTGGTACGTCCTCGATCTTGCCGTCTCCGACGAGCCCGAGCCCGAAGACCGGTCGTGCCACGGCGTCGTCGGCTACGACATCCAATCGGGGACGATCGAGGGCTTCCGCGCCCGCGACGGCGTCATCCTCGCGACCGGCGGCCTCGGCCAGGTCTACGACCACACGACAAACGCCGTCGCGAACACGGGCGACGGCGTCGCGATGGCCTACCGCGCGGGCGTCCCGATCGAGGACATGGAGTTCATCCAGTTCCACCCGACGACGCTTCCCTCCACGGGGGTCCTGATCACCGAGGGCGTCCGCGGCGAGGGCGGCATCCTCTACAACGAGGAGGGCGAGCGGTTCATGTTCGAGTACGGATACGCCAACAACGACGGCGAGCTCGCCTCCCGCGACGTGGTCTCCCGCGCCGAACTCACCGAGGTCAACGAAGGACGAGGAATCGAAGACGAGTACGTCCACCTCGACATGCGTCACCTCGGCGAGGAGCGGATCGTCGACCGGCTCGAAAACATCATCCACCTCTCGGAGGACTTCGAGGGCGTCGACCCCCTCGAAGAGCCGATGCCCGTCAAGCCCGGTCAGCACTACGCGATGGGCGGCATCGAGACCGACGAGAACGGCGAGACCTGCGTCTCGGGGCTGTACGCCGCCGGCGAGTGCGCCTGCGCATCCGTCCACGGCTCGAACCGCCTCGGCGGCAACGCCCTCCCGGAGCTCATCGTCTTCGGCGCGCGCGCCGGCCACCACGCCGCCGGCCGCGATATGAAAGAAGCGGAGATCCCGACGGGCAAGCGCGGCGACTGGGAGGCCGGCGACGTCGACACGCCCGTCGAACCGGGCGACGTGCCGGGCACCGGCGCCGGCGATGCGGTCGCAGACGGTGGCGCGGCCGCGTCGGATCTCGATCCCGACGAGCTGGTCCAGCGCGCGACAGAGCGGACCCAGGTGCGCATCGAATCGCTCCTGGACAACGAGGACGGGCGCAACCACGCCGAGATCCGCTCGGAGGTCCAAGAATCGATGACCCAGCACGTCAACGTCTTCCGGGAGAAGGAGGGCCTCAAGCAGGCGCTCCGTGACATCCGCGAGGCGCGCGAGAAGTACGCCGAGGTCGGCGTCGCCGACCAGTCGCGGACGTTCAACACCGACCTCCTGCACACGATCGAGACGCGGAACATCATCGACCTCGCCGAGGCGATCACCCTCGGCGCGCTCGCCCGCGAGGAGTTCCGCGGGGCCCACTGGCGGAAGGAACACCAGGAACGCGACGACGAGAACTGGCTGAAGCACACGCTGCTGTCGTGGAACGGCGGCTCGCCCGAACTGTGGTTCAAGCCGGTCATCCTCGAAGGCGAGGACAAGCGCTACGAGCCGAAGATCCGGAGCTACTGA
- a CDS encoding DUF7557 family protein, whose product MPQVHLDEETVARLDSLRQGEEDYDEIVTELINIYEAEELTLFHSGDEV is encoded by the coding sequence ATGCCACAGGTACACCTCGACGAGGAGACCGTCGCCCGACTCGACTCCCTCCGGCAGGGAGAGGAAGACTACGACGAGATCGTGACCGAACTCATCAACATCTACGAGGCCGAAGAGCTCACCCTCTTCCACAGCGGCGACGAAGTCTAG